From the Planktothricoides raciborskii GIHE-MW2 genome, the window AGATGCGATCGCCATTTTAAAGAAAACTCATGCCAGTTTCCCCGATATTCAGGTACGCATTGACGATTTGATTGAAGAAGATAATAAAGTGGTCTTTCGCGGTCGTTTTACCGGGACGCAGTTGGGGGAATTTGCGGGTTTCCCCCCGAGTGGATTACGAGTGGAATTTGAAGCTTTAGAGATTTTCAAATTGGAAAATCAGAAAATTACAGCATCTTGGGGTTATTGGCCGATGACTGAAATTATTCGTCAAATTAATCAGCCTAGTGTATAATCCTTAAACGAGCGTTAGTGATTCATTAACGACTGGTGAATATGTTGGTTTTTTGTCTAAATGAAGGAAAATATCATGGGAATGATTCTGCAAATTGAGCCCTGGATTGATCAAGCTGAGTTAGAAGCCGTCAAGCGTGTCATAGACTCTACATACTTGACCGAGAACCAAATTACTGCTGAGTTTGAAGCCGGAGTGCAAAAAATAACCGGGGCGAAACACGCGATCGCGACATCTAATGGCACAACGGCTCTGTATTGTGGGTTGAAAGCCCTAAATATCGGTTATGGCGATGAAGTTATTGTTCCCAATTTAACCTTTGTGGCTTCTTCTAATGCGGTGATTATGGCGGGAGCAAAACCTATTTTTTGCGAAATTAAAGCCGATACTTTATGTATTGATGTCGAAGCGGCGGAAAAACTGGTCACGGAGAAAACCAAGGCGATTATGCCTGTGCATTTGTACGGACAAAGTGCAGATTTAACGGCAGTTTTGGAATTTGCCGCTCAATATAATCTGAAAGTTATTGAGGATGCGGCCCAGGCGATCGGGGTGAAATTTAAGGGTGAACACGTTGGTTTACAGGGCGATGTCAGCGCGATTTCTTTCTATGGCAATAAGACGATTACCTGTGGAGAAGGGGGGATTATTTTGACCCAAAATGATGAGATTGCCCTAGCTTGTCGTCGTCTGAAAAATCATGGACGCGATCGCCGAGGGACCTTTGTCCATGAGCATATTGGTTTTAATTTTTCCATTACGGAATTACAATCAGCGATCGGGGTGGCTCAATTAGAAAAATTACCGGCGATTATCCAAAAGAAACAGGAAATTTATGACAAGTATGATCGAGAATTGGCTGATATTCCTCAGTTACAAATTTTAACCATTGATCGACGCTGTTCCCCTGTCCATTGGTTTACCTCTTTTTATAGTGAAAATCGGGCTGAACTGGAAACCTATTTACTCAATGAAAGCATTCAAAATCGTCGCTTTTTCTGTCCTTTGCATCAGCAACCTTGCTATCGGGATATGGTAGATCAGAGTCAAACCTATCCGATTAGTGAAAATGCCTACGAAAAAGGGATTTCTCTACCGTCTTCCTATAGTTTAACAACAGAAGAACAGGATTTTGTGATTGATAAAATTCGAGAATTTTATCAAAATAATTAAATCTTAAATTTTTGACAATAATAATAAAGTAGATCAATGCAAAACTATGAATTTAATACTATTTTAGAGCAAATTTGCCAGAGAGTTTTATCACTACCTAAAGGCGATCGCCTGATCGAATCTTTACGGCAAAATAAAGACTATATTGTGCTTTTAGAGCATCAGGAATTCGGCGCAATTAAAGCGATTTGTGCCTCCTATGGTGAAGCTCCTCAAAATTGGCAAGGAGAACCGATTTCAACTCGTTTTCAGGATTATATTCAGCAGGTTATTCAACCCCAAATTGAGCGGGGAGAAATTACTGATGGTCGTAATCCTGGGGATTATGATGATCGTAAATTGCGATGGTCTGGCGCCGGAGTTACAGGCCATTGGTTTCTGGAAAATCAAGTCTTATTTTTAGAAACGGGGCCAACGACTTACCCCCGTTACGCCCAGGATTTACATCGCAGTAAAACCGATGCTTTGAAATTAATGCTTAAAGGACTAGAAAATTATCAAGATCCCTACGCCTATTTTGCTAAGGCGATCGCTGTAACTGTTGTTCCCATTTCTCAAGAGGGTTATGTTTATATTGGAGAGCGATCGGGCAATGTGGATAATCCGGGTTTACTCAATTTTGTTGCCGGTTTAGCTACCTTTAGAGAAGACCTAGCAAAAGTTAATTTTTATGCAGATGCTCAACAGGAATTAGCGGAAGAAGTCGGGATTCATTCAACCTTAAATCCTGAGAATACCAAATTAATTGGAATTGCGGGTAATCCCTTTACCAGTGAAACTGACCTAGTTTTTGTCACTCAAACTGAGCAACCTGATAGCTATTTTAAAACCGTTGCCCTGAGCGAACATTTGCGATTAGTCCCTCTCCATAATCAAGATGAAGTCAATCAACTACTTGATCATGGTTTGTTACCAAAAGAATCTCAAAAAAAGGCAGTCGCCTACGGTTCGAGAATGGCATTAGAATATCTAGCTAACTATCATTTTTAAACCGGAAACTTAGGCTAGGAATCTCAAGTGTATAACCACTATGTGGAACAGGCATCTTCCCTGTGGTAATCTGAGACATTCTCCTTCCTGCTTTTTTCTAGCTCAGAAACATAGAATTTCTCAATTCGTTGAATATGATTCTTGATGTCATATTGTTGGGCGCAAAGAAAAGCATTGTTAATCATTTTTTCTCTAAGGTGGGAATCCTTTAAGAGTGCGAATATTCCTTCAGCAATTTGCTCGCTGTTTTTGTAATCAACAACCCAGGCATTTTCTTGATGGATAGCATGATCCGCCGCACTACCCGCAAGGGTAATAACCGATGGAACTCTAGAAAGCATGGCATCTACATAAACTTGTCCGAAAGTTTCTTGAATATCATCAGTAGGCACATGAACAAAAACATCAAATAATTTAAACAAAGCAAAAAGATCCGGTTCAAAGGGAATTTCAATATAACTATGATTAGGTAATTGCGACAACTTTTCTGTAATGCTGATAATGTCGTCGTATTGAGGAGCAACAATATCTTCTTTGCGTGCCTTACGAATCTTCTCCTCTAGGTTGGTACGATCGATCCCTGTACCTGAAAGGACTAAGAGAGCATTAGGATAAGTTTCGAGAACCTTTTTATAGGCTTCAATGACGTATTCAACGCCTTTCCAGCGAACATACCTCGCCGCCACGCCAATAACTGGGCCTTGGTGATTTGCTAAATATTTGGCTCGCAATTGATCGATGCGTGAAGTCTCTACATTCTCATATTCACTGACATCAAATCCAGTCGGTATAAGTGCGATCTTCTGCTCAGGTATGCCGTCTTCTATCATGCCTTCTTTGCTTTTATTCGTAACAGCAATAACATTAGTGGCACATTCCCAGATTAAACGATGTTTACTAGCCGCATGGCGTGTATAGTATTTAATTGAAGGGTGTTCTCTAGTGAATATTCGGACGGGAACCTGGGCATAATACGCGGCTTGCATTCCGGCAAAACTTCCCGCGAACCAATGAGTGTGAACAATATCAGTCTTATTTTTGAGCAAATGTTCATAGAGGAATTTGACCATTTCTGGAGTATTGCTATAGTCAGGAAAGGAAGTCACTGTATGACGAATATTAAGCTCTTTTAAACACGCGATCATGGGATCACGTTCATTCAAAATCACATAGTCAATGTCAAATTTATTCTTGTCAATATATTTGGCAACCAATTCAAAGGGAACCCAACGGATGGCATGGGTAAATATACAGGTCACATGAATTTTTTGCTGTGCTATCATCATCGTTAGTGAAGTCGTTGTTTTTGTACGGGCAATTTATTTGGTATGGTAGATCCTACCAGAGAATGTACAACCAACTTTGTAGGGGCGAAGCATTCCGGCAGATAGCTTATTGGTTAAAAAGAAGGATTTACTACCGGAATGCTTCGCCCCTACCGATATATTTGCCAATTCGGGATGATCCCACGGACAGTAAGCCTGAGAAAAAAAGACTTGTTATGCCAAGGGATATGTTATAATTGATACTTATGAATGTAAATAATTGTTCATTGTTTTTACTTACCCATACCAGAAATGTCTCATTCTCCTTGGTGGAATTCTTCTGTTATTTATCAAACTTATCTACGCAGTTTTCAGGACTCAAATGGGGACGGCATCGGAGATATCCCCGGCATTATCCAGAGACTCGATTATTTAGAATGGCTGGGGATAGATGCCATTTGGGTGACACCATTCTATCCTTCTCCTATGGCCGATTTTGGTTATGATGTTAGCGATCATAAGAATGTTGATCCTATCTTTGGCAACCTTTCAGAACTAGATACCTTGATCCGATCTTGCCATGAGCGCAATCTCAAGATTGTGATTGACTTTGTGGCTGCCCATACTTCTGATCAGCATTCATGGTTTATTGAATCCCGCGCTTCGCGGACGAATCCTAAGCGAGACTGGTATATATGGAAAGATCCAGGCCCAAACGGTGAATTTCCTAATAATTGGCTTGGCCGTTTTGATGGGCTTTCTGCCTGGGAATGGGATGATAAAACAGAGCAGTATTATCTACACTCATTTCTTAAGGAGCAGCCAGATGTTAATTGGCGTAACCCTGATGCTAAAGAGGCTATGTTAAATGTACTTCATTTTTGGTTACAGCGAGGTGTGGATGGAATTCGGGTTGATGCCGCTTATCGTGCCTTCAAAGATTCGCAGTTTCGAGATAATCCTGTGAATCCCAACTGGCATCCGGGCATGGAACCGTCCGATCGCTTGATTGAAGTTTTTAGCAAGAATATACCAGAAATTCACGATTTTAATCGCGTGCTACGAAGCCTTGTCGATCAGTATGGCGATCGCGTTTTGATTGGTGAACTATATAAATCCCTAGAAGAAATTATTAAGCACTATGGAGCCAATGATGAACTGCATTTACCCCTCAATTCAGAATTGATGTCTTCTGACTTTCAATGGAGTGCCGAATCCGTTAGAGAAATTGTTGAGCGTTACGAGAGATTACTGCCAGTCGGTGCATGGCCGAATTGGTCCTTGGGCAATCATGATAAGCATCGCGTCGCCAGCAGAATTGGACTTGCTCAAGCCAAAATCGGCATGATGCTATTGCTGACGCTTCGGGGTACACCAACGATTTACTACGGAGATGAACTGGGTATGGAAGATGGCTGGATTCCCTCCGAGCATATCCAAGATCCTTGGGAAATAAAAGCTCCGGGTATTGGGGTGGGGCGCGATCCTGAACGCACTCCGATGCTCTGGGATAACTCGGCTAATGGCGGTTTTTGTGGGGAATCAGTCCAGCCTTGGCTACCGATCACCCATGACTACAGCAGTATCAATGTCAAGGCACAGAAGCATAACTCCCGATCATTTCTGGCACTGACGCGATCGCTGTTGCGGTTACGTCGGCAACAATCCGCCCTACAACTTGGTGAATACCTTTCTTTATATTCACCCCCAGAGCTTTTCTGCTACCAACGCTTTAACGAGACATCAGATATCATTGTAGCGTTGAATTTCAGTTCTCAATACCAGGAATGGATCTTACCGACAGACTTTCGTAACCAGTCAACAGTTCTCCTTTCTACATTCATGGATCGGCAGGGAGGACAATTGGGACACACTGTTGAGCTACGAGGAAATGAAGGTCTAATAATTATCCAGCATATCGATCCATCATCATCTCGCACTAACTGGAGGTAAAGATTGGTAAAAATTAATGTATAATCACGAAAGCCTTGTAAAATCAATCTGATTGAACCATTCCTAAACCTTTACTGTTGCCATGACTACTGAACGCACAATCGTTTTCTCCACCAAGCATCAAGTGACTATGATAGATCCCGTCACGCCCGATATTGATAAAGATCCCGTGTTCATGGATTTATATCAACAGGTTATGCCCTACACCATGACGAGTAAAGAGGCTGTTTTTGCCCTTTATACATCAGTTAACTATGTACTCGATCGGAATATACCTGGTGATATTGTAGAATGCGGTGTATGGAGAGGCGGAAGCTCTTTACTGGCTGCCTTAATTATGAAAGCGCGAAACATCCGCGATCGCCAACTATATCTATATGACACATTTCGGGGTATGCCAACCCCCACCGAATTTGATGTGGACAAACGGGGAAACACTGGCTTTGAAATGATCGAAAAGTATGGTGATAAAATTGGCTGGTGTTACGCCTTATTAGATGATGTTAAAACGGCTTTCTCCGCCTATAATTTTGATTTTGAAATTAATTTTATTGAAGGAGATGTTATCGAAACATTGCCAAAAATAAAGCCAGAAACCATCTCAGTTTTGCGCTTAGATACCGATTGGTATGAATCCACCGCCCTAGAATTTGAACTACTCTATCCTCGACTCTCAACCGGAGGCGTTCTCATTGTTGATGACTATGGCTGTTGGGCTGGATCTCGTAAAGCTACAGATGATTATTTCAAGAAAGTTCCGCCTCCGATGTTAACACGAATTGATAAAGAAGTCCGTCTTGGGATTAAGGTCTAGGCAGTAAGAAATATGGAAAATCAGATCCATTTTGTCACAGCCCAGCCCTTTTTAATCATTACAGGAATGCACCGTTAAAGATAACTATAATGGAAAAAAGCAAAAGAAACAATGGAAAAATTAGCAATTATTTCTACCGTAAAAGCTCCCCTCAGTCAGCTTACAATGTATGTGAATTATCATTTAAACATTGGAATAGACGAAATTATTCTTTTTTTTGACGATCCCTTGGATGAAGGCATAAAGTTTTTTGCCAACTATGAAAATGTCACTGTAGTTCCCTGTTCATCGGAATATTGGACTCAAACAACTGAGCCAAGACCACCTATAGTTCTCGATAGACAAATTACCAATGTAAATGAAGGGGTGAAAATTGCAATCAGCAAAAACTGTAGTTGGATGACCCATATAGATTGTGATGAATTAATTTATCCCTTAAGAGATATTAAACAAGTGCTGAGGGATTGCCAAGCTGATGGGTTAAATTTCCACGTCATGGAAGTAGTCTCTGAGCAAGAAACCTATGAGCATATTTTTATGCCAACTCTCTTTAAAAAGAGACCAAATAAGTTGCAAATATGGGCGGCAAAAATGCTGGGTTGCTCTCAATCCTTCTGTGGAGGTCAATATTTCAGAGCTTATGAGACATCGAAAATGCTAATTAAGATTAGCCCTAAAATCAAAAAATATGGGATACATGAACCAGAGGAATGTGCTGATGATACAATTATCAAACAAAGTCATGAATTAAGATTATTACATTATGATTCTGTTGGTTTATCAAATTGGAAAGCCAAATTTGAACGACGCGCTCAGGAATTAGTTGAAGGAGATAATCTCTATGAATTTTTTGCAAAACACAGAGTTACACAATTCCAAGCTTATCTTCAAGCCCGTAGTGAAGGAGATTCACAGTTAGTAGCTTTATACAAACGTCTGTATATTATGTCTAAAGGACAAAAACAGATTCTATTCTTTCTGGGTATGTTAGAAAAGGTTATCTTAAATCAGGATTTTTTTAATCTAGTTGATGCAGAGTGCGATTCGTTCACGCGAAAAGTGGATGGTAATACCTGAAACGTGCGCGTGGTAATGGTTTCCGAACCGTTATAACTGTGGCTTTGTTGTCCTAAACGGAGGACAAATACCCGGACTTTCCGGCAAACAATTGCCGGGGGTAATTAGGCATCAGCCCCACCCGGAGACTCACCATCAAAGGCGTGAAGCGGGCTGAAAAGGAGGTAACTCTTAACCAGTTTGAGAATCCCTTCAAGCCAATTAGTCAAGGTCAGCCGTGAGGCTAAGGTCCGACTTGAACCCTCTCAACTATTATGTAGCGAAATCTGGTTGATACGCTGCGACCAAAAAGGTCAAGGGGAAAGGTGGAGAATTTCGCTTTTCATCCACAAAAGATACAGGAGTTTTGCGGCTCATGTATTAAGAAGTCCCAAAAGTACCCAGGGGGATAGGACAGTATCCTAAAACTAATAATCCCAAAGCCACGGAACGAAGTAACCCCATACTGGCTCTCAGCAATGAGTAGTGATAAGTGTAAGCGCAAGCCTATATGGGAAAGGGATGCCCTAAGAAGCCAACGACCAGGGTAATGCCTGGTATATGCTGACGTGGGGCGGCTGTGAAGTAGACCTGTAAGTATCTCTTATATGAACAAAGCCATCCGCAAGGATAGGATGTAATAGCCAATGTGCGTACAGTGAGCCAAAGGTTGAGCAGATAACTGCCTCTGCGAAAGGTGAATGCAAAACATCGAACGACCAATTAACCATCAAGGCGGCATTAGGCATAAGGGGAAAAAAGCATGAGTCGAAGCCAAACAGGATGTCGTAAGACGCCTTAGTAGGAGCAAGTTAAAGCACGCACAGCCAGGAGCGGAATGCCGTGAAAGTGGCACGTTCCGTTCTGAATGGGAGGTGAGGGGAGCGATTCCCTCATCGACCCCTAACACTACCCTAAATTTAAGCAACAGAAGATAGCCCATAAAATCCCTTCATGGTTTCCCAAGCTTCTGCCTGTATAGAAAGAGCCAACCAAGTGATATGAATAAAATAGGATGGGATTTTTTCACAATCTAGGGGATTATTATCGTAGGTATGGGTATAGCAAAATTTGAAGTCGCTATCAATATCCATTTTTAATAGTTTCAATTGGCTATTGTCAAGCATAAATTTTGACAAAACCCTTTGATCATTAAAATTATTAGGTGTTCTGTATCTGTTCTCAAAATTATCACAAATATAATTGAGCATCGTCCTATAAGCCCATTTATAGCCAATGATAAATCCTGAATTCATGTACTTAGCTTTTCTGGTTAAGTAATTAGATAGAAAAAAGGGTAATACCTCAGAACTATGATGAGCAAACACCGTCTCGGCTCCGACAATTAAATCTTTGCCTGTTGCTTTAAAATCATCCGTCAATCCTTGGGGATCATAACGTAAACAAGCCACATCGTAGGCATCTGTAAAAACAATTATATTGTCGTCAGGTATGGTGGTGTCAGCATTTAGAAACTCTTGGACTTTAAAGATTTTGGAAAGCAATTCTAACTGGGGGCAATAGGTTTCTAATATGCGTAAGTTGCCATGAAGCGATAAGCGCAGGGTATCTACCTTGGGACTCCCTGCATCGCAAAGAGTCAGGAATAGGGGATCTTTTGTAATATTTTCGGCGGATATTTTTTCCATAAAATTCACAATTCGCTTCTATGATAATATATCACTTTTTTGAAAAATTGACAAGATAGATGGATAAATACTTTTCTGCTAGAATGATAATTGCTAGGCTATCTCATTCTCTTTAATGAGTTCGGGAAAATTGCTCTACCGAACTTGTGGTGTAATAATGCTTTTTTCCCTAAAGCGCGAATCCCTTAAGAGTGCTAATATTCCTTCAGTAATTTTCCCACGATAACAAAACATGAAAATGATCATCGTCCGTCATGGCGAAGCTGAATGGAATCTACAGGATAGGGCAATGGGGCAATTAGATAGTCCTTTGACTCCGAAGGGAATCCGACAAGCTTATGCCCTTGGCGATCGCCTGCGTCGTCTTTCTTTTACGACTCTTTATAGCAGTGACTTGGGGCGTGCGGCTGAAACGGCAAATATCATTGCTTCAATCTGTGACAAAAAAGTTATTTTTAACTCAGAATTACGAGAATGGAATTTCGGCATTTTTCAAGGATTAACCCTTCCTGAAATGCACGAAAAATTTCCCCAAGAACGACAAGATTATGAACGTAATGTTTTTGAATATCTCATCCCTGAAGGCGAAAGTTTAAGGCAACTTAGACAGAGAAGTTTTCGGGTATTGACCGCGATCGCTCAACGGCATTCAGATGAAACGGTTGTAGTGGTTACTCATGGTGGGATCTTAATGTGTTTTTTTGAAGAAGTGCTGGGAATTATCCATAAAAAGCCTTTGCCTTTTCAGCAAGACAATGCTAACTTCTGTGCTTTTGAGTATGTTAACGGGGGTTGGAGTCTTATGGTTTGGAATGATATTAGTCATCTCGAAACGATGGATACCGTTGAGATTTAACAATTTCGATAAAACTTAGACTGTCATGGAACTTTCTCATAATTCCCTTAAGGTCGAGGCTGATTAATCTGATTGAGAATATCCATCATAGGGCAATAACCCCAGGATTTGGTGATTTTCTGATTTTCCAATTTGAAAATTTCTAAGGCTTCAGGCTACTCCATAGAAACCCGGTTTCTATATTGAGAAGTGTGGTTAGTCGATATTAATGAGCAATGTTTAGAAGTTTACCGAGAACCTACCTCGAATGGCGATCGCTTTTGATTACTTATCTCTATAAATTATCCCATCACAGCAATTTTATCATCAAAACAATACCCCTGTAGGGGCGCAATGCTTGCGCCCCTGTTCCCCCGCTCCCCGCTCCCCTGCCTTGCTATTTCATTCGGGCAAAATGTTCTAACAAAAGCCGGTGAATAAAAATATAACCGCCGCCAACTTTTTGTAAAAATATCCGTTCCGTTGCCCAATCTAAAAAACGAGCATAGTTCCAGGGAATATCGCCGTTAAAATATAATATTAAACGGAGGATAAAATGTTTGAGAAAAGCAGCGCCACCCCCAGCCGCCATGCCAAAATATAGTCCATAAATTCCCCAAGCAACAGGAATCCAGCGTAAAAATTTCGCCCCCATAAACATAATGATTCCCGTGATCAGCCCAAATATCAAAGAATTGCCGATAGACTGGAACATTCCTTGATTTGGTCGATAATATTCATCTATTCCTGGTTTAGTTAATCCCCGAATTATGCCAACGATGCCGCCAAGAATTAAACCACATAAAAGGCTACGAACAATCAGAATATTTCCATGATAAAACATAAGTTTTATCATGTGAATTACATAAATTTTTAGCAAAATAATTTCTCTGGAAATCCTGCCTATAATTACCACCACCGATAAACATTCC encodes:
- a CDS encoding glycosyltransferase family 2 protein; translated protein: MEKLAIISTVKAPLSQLTMYVNYHLNIGIDEIILFFDDPLDEGIKFFANYENVTVVPCSSEYWTQTTEPRPPIVLDRQITNVNEGVKIAISKNCSWMTHIDCDELIYPLRDIKQVLRDCQADGLNFHVMEVVSEQETYEHIFMPTLFKKRPNKLQIWAAKMLGCSQSFCGGQYFRAYETSKMLIKISPKIKKYGIHEPEECADDTIIKQSHELRLLHYDSVGLSNWKAKFERRAQELVEGDNLYEFFAKHRVTQFQAYLQARSEGDSQLVALYKRLYIMSKGQKQILFFLGMLEKVILNQDFFNLVDAECDSFTRKVDGNT
- a CDS encoding glycosyltransferase family 4 protein, which gives rise to MMIAQQKIHVTCIFTHAIRWVPFELVAKYIDKNKFDIDYVILNERDPMIACLKELNIRHTVTSFPDYSNTPEMVKFLYEHLLKNKTDIVHTHWFAGSFAGMQAAYYAQVPVRIFTREHPSIKYYTRHAASKHRLIWECATNVIAVTNKSKEGMIEDGIPEQKIALIPTGFDVSEYENVETSRIDQLRAKYLANHQGPVIGVAARYVRWKGVEYVIEAYKKVLETYPNALLVLSGTGIDRTNLEEKIRKARKEDIVAPQYDDIISITEKLSQLPNHSYIEIPFEPDLFALFKLFDVFVHVPTDDIQETFGQVYVDAMLSRVPSVITLAGSAADHAIHQENAWVVDYKNSEQIAEGIFALLKDSHLREKMINNAFLCAQQYDIKNHIQRIEKFYVSELEKSRKENVSDYHREDACST
- a CDS encoding TylF/MycF/NovP-related O-methyltransferase, which encodes MTTERTIVFSTKHQVTMIDPVTPDIDKDPVFMDLYQQVMPYTMTSKEAVFALYTSVNYVLDRNIPGDIVECGVWRGGSSLLAALIMKARNIRDRQLYLYDTFRGMPTPTEFDVDKRGNTGFEMIEKYGDKIGWCYALLDDVKTAFSAYNFDFEINFIEGDVIETLPKIKPETISVLRLDTDWYESTALEFELLYPRLSTGGVLIVDDYGCWAGSRKATDDYFKKVPPPMLTRIDKEVRLGIKV
- a CDS encoding alpha-amylase family glycosyl hydrolase: MSHSPWWNSSVIYQTYLRSFQDSNGDGIGDIPGIIQRLDYLEWLGIDAIWVTPFYPSPMADFGYDVSDHKNVDPIFGNLSELDTLIRSCHERNLKIVIDFVAAHTSDQHSWFIESRASRTNPKRDWYIWKDPGPNGEFPNNWLGRFDGLSAWEWDDKTEQYYLHSFLKEQPDVNWRNPDAKEAMLNVLHFWLQRGVDGIRVDAAYRAFKDSQFRDNPVNPNWHPGMEPSDRLIEVFSKNIPEIHDFNRVLRSLVDQYGDRVLIGELYKSLEEIIKHYGANDELHLPLNSELMSSDFQWSAESVREIVERYERLLPVGAWPNWSLGNHDKHRVASRIGLAQAKIGMMLLLTLRGTPTIYYGDELGMEDGWIPSEHIQDPWEIKAPGIGVGRDPERTPMLWDNSANGGFCGESVQPWLPITHDYSSINVKAQKHNSRSFLALTRSLLRLRRQQSALQLGEYLSLYSPPELFCYQRFNETSDIIVALNFSSQYQEWILPTDFRNQSTVLLSTFMDRQGGQLGHTVELRGNEGLIIIQHIDPSSSRTNWR
- a CDS encoding DegT/DnrJ/EryC1/StrS family aminotransferase; translation: MGMILQIEPWIDQAELEAVKRVIDSTYLTENQITAEFEAGVQKITGAKHAIATSNGTTALYCGLKALNIGYGDEVIVPNLTFVASSNAVIMAGAKPIFCEIKADTLCIDVEAAEKLVTEKTKAIMPVHLYGQSADLTAVLEFAAQYNLKVIEDAAQAIGVKFKGEHVGLQGDVSAISFYGNKTITCGEGGIILTQNDEIALACRRLKNHGRDRRGTFVHEHIGFNFSITELQSAIGVAQLEKLPAIIQKKQEIYDKYDRELADIPQLQILTIDRRCSPVHWFTSFYSENRAELETYLLNESIQNRRFFCPLHQQPCYRDMVDQSQTYPISENAYEKGISLPSSYSLTTEEQDFVIDKIREFYQNN
- a CDS encoding glycosyltransferase domain-containing protein, translating into MNFMEKISAENITKDPLFLTLCDAGSPKVDTLRLSLHGNLRILETYCPQLELLSKIFKVQEFLNADTTIPDDNIIVFTDAYDVACLRYDPQGLTDDFKATGKDLIVGAETVFAHHSSEVLPFFLSNYLTRKAKYMNSGFIIGYKWAYRTMLNYICDNFENRYRTPNNFNDQRVLSKFMLDNSQLKLLKMDIDSDFKFCYTHTYDNNPLDCEKIPSYFIHITWLALSIQAEAWETMKGFYGLSSVA
- a CDS encoding histidine phosphatase family protein, whose product is MKMIIVRHGEAEWNLQDRAMGQLDSPLTPKGIRQAYALGDRLRRLSFTTLYSSDLGRAAETANIIASICDKKVIFNSELREWNFGIFQGLTLPEMHEKFPQERQDYERNVFEYLIPEGESLRQLRQRSFRVLTAIAQRHSDETVVVVTHGGILMCFFEEVLGIIHKKPLPFQQDNANFCAFEYVNGGWSLMVWNDISHLETMDTVEI
- a CDS encoding ester cyclase — encoded protein: MSDLTNKEIVAGFFEIYNNKDYQGMYSYFVPNYYDHSLPQVRSIEDAIAILKKTHASFPDIQVRIDDLIEEDNKVVFRGRFTGTQLGEFAGFPPSGLRVEFEALEIFKLENQKITASWGYWPMTEIIRQINQPSV